From the Ciconia boyciana chromosome 6, ASM3463844v1, whole genome shotgun sequence genome, the window CGGCAGCCCAGTGTACACAcatgggatttaaaaaaatccagcagtATGTCCAGAGCTGCCAGCAAAATATTCCCATACAAAAAGCCCTTTCCCACAGGTCACAGCCTCCCTTTCATGCCAAGGGAGGTTGCACTCCTCTTCACGTTGGCCTTTAACCCCCCAGCtcatccctgctcccagcacagcagggcttGGACAGGACTTCACAGCCTACCCCTTGCTAGCAGGCTGCTCGCCTCCTGGGCCACGCAGGTGTGGCTTCCTCCTCCgcccagcacagctggctcCCCTGGAAGGCTCTCAGCCACTGCACAGATACCCACACATCTGCATCTGCATCTAAAATTCCTGAGGAGTCCCACAGGAGCCTAAATTTCTGTGTCTGCTCCACTTCCCTCCTCTTAATCATGCACTCCACctaaaaggtatttttccaaATGAGTAATCTTCAGGCTGCTGCAATCAGGACGAGCTCTCTCTCCCTTTACAACAGCATTAGCACATGACTATTTAAAACCTCCCAGGGTtagctctgcagtgctctccAAAGATCAGTGTTGAGGTAAACAGGCACACTTGGCTTCCTCCTTCACAAGATCTCTGTAGCTGAAGAGCAACATAGAAGGAATGATTCATCCCAATCTTCCTGTAGTTGCGTAAAAGTTACTGCTTTACAAATACTGTACGAAGAGAACACAGTCAAGTTATTTTGACATTAGCAGAAAGTTTCAATGACACTCAATATTTCTAGAATAAAGGTTCCTCTTCCTCAGGAAAATGTGTCTCTTAGCCTTGTCAGAGCAAAGCCCTTCAGCACAAGTGcttcagtatttatttctgctgtgaatGTCTCGGATTAGTGAAGagtttgattatttttacaACGTGGATGAAGGTTGTACTCAGGTAGGAGACGTTAAGTCATACCCGCAAGCCAGTACCTTCTTCCAaagcctgctcctgcctttcaGGCTGCTCTTCACGCTGTACATGGTACCTAGCTGTCCCTTGAAGCCCAGTCTAGATCAGTTCTGCACTCAGTAACTACAGATGTCTGGTTTTCCCATTGAAACTACATATAATTGCCACAGTGATGTGTTTTTCTATGACCCAAAGAGATGCAAAATGTGTAATTCACTCCTGGGCAGTCAATACCACTTCAAAAATAACAGCGTAACATGCTCCCTCCAAGCCATCATGTGTTCCAGGGCGTGGATGCCTAAAGACTTCTCAAGGGACTTTCGTTCCATGCTGTTTCAATACCCCAGCCAGGGACCAGCTGACAAGACATGAAATAAGGGTGCGGATACTCTCAAGTATGTTGGTATCTTCACCAGGAAAAAGGCTGGGAGCTAATCCCTAGAATACACTGGATGAAAAACTCAttagagaaaacagaattcaCATGTACATAGAAGGATTTCAAAATTTAATAAGTTGACACACAGTGAACAATTCACTAATCTTTAAAATGTGAGAGTTGAGAAACAAAGTTTAGGTCACATatttagaaaacacatttcttgtATAACAAAGagataaaaccaaaaacatttgcTCTGGTAAAAAACCAGCAATGCTGGTCCCTGCTTGAAGTGAGAATGCTGTaacagaactttttaaaaagaagcaccTGGAATTACATGACCAGTTTTGAACTGCTCACACCGTAATTTCTTCTCATAGCAGCCTACCAAGTTGCTCTACAGTAAACAAGTCAGGAAGAGTCCAGTCCAGTGATAAAGTCAACGCAGCTGTCTTCTGTAGCCAGAGTTCAGAGCCTCAAGTGTAAGCAAGCAAAGCAGTTTGATACATGCTCACCTTCCTTCTAGCAACAAGAGACCACTTATgccacaaaacaaagaaaattgttGTGATACTCCGAAAAAAGTCACagtaataggaaaaagaaagcaaaatacattttaaggaAGATTAATTTGAACTAAGCATCGCTTTTTATTCCAACCAAAGAGAGATTCTAGCACTGGAGGAACAGAGTCAGGCCACCGGATAAGGCTGACAGTGCCCCCTCACTGCAGGACTGACATTTGCTATCTGCAGCAAAAGCCCTATGACAGCATGTGTGGGTAACAGGCAGAAAACAATTTCAGGCTCCTCCGTCACTGGACAGAACTTCAGGCAGAGCTTTTGAGCCCGTTAATGATCACCTGTTACTCTGCAGGTACCTATCCAGGAACTGGGAATAGCAGTCTAGAGAACAGAAGTAGCAGATGATGGGTGCTTCCGTACCTCCCATGTTATCCACGAGGACCACGGTGTGAGCTACGTGATGGAGATTCATGGTCACCGTGATCTGAATGAAGCTGCTCAGACAGGCACTTCCACACTGGCATGTTTTAGCCACTTCCAGATCTTCACAAaggtgagaaggaaggagatgaCAACCATAAGGGATTCTGTTGAACAAGAGGAGTAAGTGTGAATTCACTACAAAATTAACCAATGTCACTCAAACACAGTGACATGCCATATGCACCAGTTGGAAGAAACACCTTTCCGAGATGATAGACAAGGCAAATCTGAAATGTTGCCACTTGTAATATTGGACTGGTTAGGAATTAAACGCCACTTTCCAAGACAGTCACTAAAAACATGCAACCATGTTACTGACCCCTAAGTACCAAGGATCTGAACTCCAGAAGACACTGCAACAACAACTAGGGAGTCCACACAAATCGTAACAGCCTGTACCACAGCGATAGAGAATGAGAGatagagaattaaaaagaagattaagAATAATGAGACAACTGGGCACACATCTGCTCTTCCCTCACATTAGCCAGGAAGATCACTGTATTTCATCCCAGCCTGATAAGGCACCTGCAATTTACTCCTCACTCTCTAACATGAAGAAGTGGTAGTAGCATAAAAACACCATATCCAGAGGAAACGAGAGATAAAATGAGCCTTTTTACAGTAGTACTACATTGCAGACAATAAATCAAGGTTCTCTTGATAAACCTCTTTTTTTATCCATCATGTCAATAATGACATTCAGTGACAGGAACAagaattgcttctttttaagtTTGCAGCAGAGTGGCATTGTGTTTGGggtacaaaataaataattgcacTGAAGTACTTTGTCAAGTTAACTTCAGAGTGTGCGTATCACCAGTGCCCAGCTGTCACTCAAAACTCACAGAATAGGTCTCACTGACTCACATCCTGACTACACCTACATATTGCCAATTCTTTCTACATACCATCATTCACATAGCTAAGActcctgtggggttttttttcaccacCTCAATTTCAGGACATCCTTTTTTCTGGTCAGGACAAGCATAATCACAGCTCTGGTACTTGCCCAGCATGCCACTATGAAGATTGATTTCCAAATGTTTGCTTTCGTGTCTTCcctccttctgttttcttcctttctcgAGGTTTTTACAGTCCATCATCACTCctgtttctcattctttgtTAATTCTCACCTCCAGTGAATGTCAGACAGAGTGTCTGTTGCCCACTTGttagactttttcttttccatttaagaTAATCGAGATCACTCTGACCAACGCTGTCTCCTAATAATCACAGACTGTTTTAATTGCCCCTTGTCTCACTGAGACTCCTGGAGCAGAAAGCCTTTTTCGCTCTGTGTgatgctgtttttttaaagcctgctGCGTGGGGGCCAGGGGCTGTGTTAATGACTAGGGATCCTTAGGTACTCCAGTAATGCAACTGAGCACCAAAATCTGACCAGTGTTGAGGGACTGTATTCTCCAGAAAAAAGCATGCCTTAATAATATTTATATCAAAACCACTGCAATTTATATAAAGTTGGGAAAGGAGACACATGGAGTTTAATTACTCCAATAAAATCAGCAAGGTCAGAAGTGGGTAAGATTTGAACCAGAACATTTGACTGCTCAGCTCATTTCAAGGGTGTGCCCTGCGTGCCTGTGGACACCTTTAGCACAGACTTCTGAGCAATTAACCCAGGTTTACAGGGCGCTCCCCACCCCCAAGGCAGGAATGGGAACAGAATGTAGATTAGGAACACTTCAAGTCTGTCTCTCACCCCCTTTCTGTACCCGTGACTCTTTTCCATCTTCTTGCTCCCTTTTCCACCCAGAACAGGGTGGGAGTAGCAGCAGCTGGTACCGGAAGGATCAcaggcagcagcatgcaggCAGAGCTATGTAAGCAgtgtgggggaaggggagaaaactGATAACAAATAGCAGCCTGGCAAGGGTGATGTTTACTTggtgaaataataattttaaagttacCTCAGAACTGGGCTTCTCTGCATAAGACAGAACACCCTCACTCCAACACCAAAGGAAATTAACAGCTCAAGGAAAACCTAAGATAAGGGAGAAGCCTGCAGTAGGTAATGCCAACTACAGCGTGACATTCGCCCTCTGAGAAGTCACCTCGCGGTACCTTTCTAACACTACTCAGCTTGTCCCATGTCAAGCAGAGGCAGACTGATGCATGTCTGTAATTAGGAGCTGTATCGTAGAAGGTAACCTTTTTCCAACACGCTATTCTCACGCAGGAAGGGATAGCCCCAGGCTAATGGGTATTACAGACAGTTTTAGTGTACTTTAATGTGAGCACAAGATGAAGGGCAACCATGTTTGAAGGCATTTTCCAAGCTAGAGCCCAACACAAAATACGATCGGTGCCACCAAATCCACTGTAATGTAAGCTCCTCAGTACAAAATGACAGAGTGGTTCAGGGTTGTAGAACTGATTCTCTTTTCCCATGGTGGGGCAAGAATATTCCGTTACGGTGCCCCCATTTTGTggataaaaacatttcaatctACAGCTTTCTCTAAGTGCTTCCAAGTCACCAATTTACTGCGTTATCCTGTATAACAAAGCGATGATTTTACAAGTGGAATTCAAAGCAACTTTAACCTTATGATTCTTAATAGGTGAAGAGCAATAGCCactgacatgaaaaaaaccccacaagtcAGGAAAGTTTAGACTCGACAGGTTTGAAACGGAGTAGGTGCAATGTGTACCCATCATGCTACTCTTACCTGTAATTTATGGTTGCTCTTGCAGCACACTCTAATAAAGTCAATGGTATTTTCAGTTGTATGTTGGGAACAAGCGGATTAGGCTGTTCGAAAGGATTTCCAAAGAGATCCAGGTTCTCAAGACAGAGTTTCCTAAAATCACTGGGCAAGAAAGGAAGTTTGTTTCGAGCTGCTGACAGAAAGTGTAGATGATCTAACTGGCCAATCTTGAATGGCAACCTAATCAACTCATTGTCATCGAGCTTTAAATTAATGAGTTCTCGCAGCTGGCAAAACTGAATTGGaagtgctttaattttgttttggctCAGGTCCAAGAACTGAAGAGATTTCTGAAGGGTGGAGTTGCACAGAGCCACACTGAAAGACTCCAGGTGATTGTCGTGCAAATTAAGCTCCTGAAGACAGATCAGGTCACCAATAGTAGCTGGCAGCTGCTTAATATGATTATGACTTAGGTCTAGTTTTCGGAGTTTCTTCAAACAAAGCACACGCATGTCGATCCGAGCAAGTTTGCAGTACGAGGCTTGGAGATGTTCGAGGGAGTAAGGAAAGTTTTTGGTGAGAGGATAGTCCCTTCTTGAAGTGATGATCATTTTTGTCTTAGGTTTTTCAACTTCCGAGGTCTTTGCTGGTACCAAAGCTGAGAGTGGGAGAGATCCTATGTCGGTCCCTTGGTGAGCCAGTCTCACAGCTGAAAGGAAATTCTTTAAATTGCTGGCATTTGCCTACAGGAAAACACAAATGTGGAATTAAAAGGTCATTATTCTTCTGCTCATTTGTACTAACACTTTCTGAACTGTTTTGTACATGTATCAGGAGATACTAACTCAGTAGGGCCATGAAATGGGAAAGGGAAACAACTCCAGCTTATTAGGTTGACGTGCTGTTTACAGTATTTAAGAACAAATGGCATGCAATTTGAATAAGTTACGACCTCTCTGAATAATCTAGATCAAACAAACTGTGTGGCATTACTCAGGAAAGGAACAAAGCACTGaattcacagctgaaaataaagcagagaaaaaaagcctgatGCACTGTGATCTTCCTAACCTGCAACATGATAAAGGAACAGTTTATAAAAACACACGCGGGGAAATCAGAGATCTAAAACTTGAGGCAATCGTTTCTGAAAGTTGCgaggaaggaaaaggatggaAGCTGAGTTTAAATTTAACATAAAGGGAGGTGGGAAGCTTCAAGGCAGGTTAAGTAAGTGCTTCTTGTCACATACAGCTCTGGTTGTGCCAGCATGAAACGAGGATAATTATTTGCAGTCCTTCTGCAAACAACTGACTAATACTGCTTTAGGTGGGATATAATATAATGGCAGTAAGGGCAGAGAGTCAAATTAATGGAGTATCAGATgacctgtattttaaatagagaTCAAGGAAGCTGTGATACATATGTTGTACTGATACAATTAGGTTTTATGAATAACAGGGTGACCAAATGTTTCTCTTCTAAATTTCCCAGCAAGTCTCTACTCAAGCTGATGTGCAAGGTGAATTAGGtgaattataaaacaaaaagcatgatGCATCCATACAAGTAAAAGTCATCTCTCATTGAGGAAAGGACAAACTTGGAGTTTTGGCATGGCTCTGAGAGTCGAGGGGTTTGCACTCTGTTCCCAGATGTAACTTGCCCAAGCGTAGTGACACCCATTTCTGTACCTGAAAGACAATTTTGCTcctaaatgtatttgtttatacCAAAGCCTAGAGTGTCCAGAACTAGCTTACATAATATGCTGTAAGCACCTAGCACAACAGAGCAATGATCTTGGAGACTTCTGGAAGCTAATGTGATATAAATAAAGACAATAAAGGTCAACCATATTTGACTACATCAGTAACCTAAAATGATTATTCTCCTTAAGCATCCCATGCACATCTGTTCTCTTAACTCCTGATGTGAGATCCTCCAGAGATGGGGAAGTTGCATGCCAAAAACTTTTTTATCCAAGACCACCAACGTTCATTATCTCTGCCAATCTAACTAAAACATTTAGCTATGGGACTCCCCCTAACTACACACAGTTTTGTCATGATTCCGAGGGTAATAAATAGCTAACTAGATTTGgaagtaaggagaaaaaaagtcctcCAGATCTGTGAAGACCAAGTAAAATACATAACTATCCATTAGAATTGAGTTACAGGCGGTATTTCTTTGATCTCAAAGCATGAGATGCAACAGATACCTGTTTCTTGTAGCCAAAAGTTCGAGGTTATTAAGAATAAGTTTATGGGCTGTTCACATAACTTCAAAAATAAGAGTACTTTGTGATCTGGATCCTTGAGACAAATTTCCTCCACAATACCTTTGTAAAGGCAATGTAGTATCTGTAAACCTTGCTGTTGAGAAACCCTGAGTATGTTGAGAAAAACACTAAGATGcatctaagaaaaaaagcaaagaattagCTGGAAGAGCTCAGGACACAATTTTCTGCCGCAAGTCTGAAATCTCAGCCACAGAAAAGGTGTCGGAAAAAGAGATTAATCTGCATTGATGCCTTGTAAGTCCCTTGTTTCAGAACTCAATGAATGATGACAAGGCAATCAGAGATTACACGGATTTCAGACTTTGTGTGCAATGCAGCAGGCACAGgcttgctgaaggaaaaaaaaacccaccccacggtgactttattatttttgctccAGGGTTGAATGCTCCAGCCCAACGTTTCTCAGTTTCTGATGTGGCTGAACACAGCAAATCGCACTGCCTGGCAGAATACAAAGAGTGGGGTTTTGCATGGTAGTTGCACACAATCGGTATAGTCACACCTGGAAATCTCTTTTCTACAAAGCTTTTGTCCATCTGTAAGAGTTAAGAAGCCTTTCTGtaatgaaattatgaaagaCTAGCAGAAACACTATGGAAAAATTATCAATAATCTTAAATTGGGTTTCTGGATTTGGAACATTTAAGAGGAATATATGTTATCACTAGCTTTGGAAGAATTCAGTGGATTTGTTCCTGGAGCTTGACAGTATGAGGGCGAACCTTATGTTAAAAATGGGGAGCGAGGACCTAGCCTCCTCGGAGCAACTCTGGTCATTATTCTAATTCCTGTTTCATTAGATTTGGTTGAGACTTTCATTTCAGTCTAACAATGTTGTGGGCTATCTTATCAAACAGCAAACAACAGATGTAGTTCTTAACTAAATTACTACCCACGCTGAAGGAATGTCTGTTGCACAGTTTCCTTACAGGCCCTATAAAGGGTCTAAATTAGATCTTGTAGCACTAAGACACAGACCTTTCCTCTCTAATTTTATACTACTAGTAGATCTTCTTGCAACAGGCCTGCTTTTCTACCTTTGCTCCAAGACAAACTTTTTGACTTCTCACACTTCAGCAGAAATGCTCGGGGTAAAGGATGTAGATATTTTGGATCTAACGCAACACgcctgagttttcttttttgcaagaTACAGAGCACATTTGCTTCTGACAAGAAAAAATTGGATTTGGACACACACtacttcttttatatttaaccCTGTAACGCAAACTGCTCTCTTCATCAAGTTAAGGCTGCTTTCCTTACCACCACAGCCTTCGCTCTTGCACAGACAAGGTACTTCCAGATCCCCATAGCACTGTGCCACATTCTGCAAAATCTTGGGCTACCACAACTATATTCAGGCTTATATTCAGTTGCTGGTCTTATTCCCAATACActaagtgctttttctttcttgctgggtcatatttgttttcttttcagtaagtCACTGTCCTGAGTACAGATTCATCCACCTTGTTTCTCAAGCAGACCTTGCAGCCTGCCCCGAGCTCCACGCCACTCTGGCAAGACTGTTGTCGGTGGCCATCGCAGCTGCAGTTGAAACACACCCTGTGCATTTCTCCTTAGACAGGCCCTTTGAGAAAGCATTCTGCTTGTGAAGGAGTAAGTTCACCACTCATAATTATGGCTGCTCAGTCTGACatcactgaaattattaaagGATCTCCTTCAGGCCAAAGAATCAGAGTTGCAACAGAAAGTCAAAGagattttccaaacaaaaaaatcagtattatttgcttttatttacacATTCTAACTCTAAGGTCTTAGAAAAGCtgtcctgctttcctcttctacAAGGCTACAAAAGATTACTGGAACAGTAatcaggaaaaacacagaaaaaaaccataacaACATAAAAATTGAACGTTAAtatgtgattttctttctttcgtGAGTTTAGCATTCCTAAAAACACTTTACAGCTTCCAAATATCCTATGAAttgtaaataaatgcattggTGAGTCCTAGTATCAGCTAAGCATTAAGGCGAGATGGTGCCTGTACTGCTGATCCATACCATGTGTCTCCAGCTTTGAAAACCACAGTGGGCACACTGTCCACTAAGACAAGAGTATTATCCAGTTTTTTTCATTAGACTATAAGCAATAACTGTTTCATAGAATTTACAGTTAAAGAGCAAGATATTGTAtcagagagatgaaaaaagttGCTTCTCTCTAAACAAGCGACGAAGAACAACATGAAAAATGGActtttctgctcctgctgtttcTCCAGAGGGAGCAGAAGAAGGGAGAATCAGAACACAGCCTAGCAAAGAAGCTGGGCCCACCCttcctggcagaaaaggagTGAGGTCCCTTAAATTTCCCTTTTTGCTGTAGCCTGATAAGGGCATACAAAGCCAAGCTCCTTCATGCTTCCTCGCTTACATCTCCTATGCCAAAGTTGTGGCAGATCAAAGACGCCTATTGAGGCAAGACTTAGTCGCTGTGTGGCACTTGTCGATGGACCCCAAGCAGACAGCCTGGGGACCCACCGGGGCCCGTCCAGCACGGTCGCGGAGCAGACCCCGGCGAGCCACCCTGCCGCCTCCACACGCCGCTCGGTTTCGAGCACGGGCACGGCATCGACTCCTCGTCGGTGTCCCGGGCCGCCAGCCGCGGCCGCCGCACCCACCTTGCTGAGGCAGACGTCCACGGCGGGCTCCCGGAGGCGCACGGTGGCCTTGCCCTCCTCCACGAACCGGGTGAAGAACCGCTCGATGTTCTCCTGCACCTACGAGCACAGCGGGCGCTCAACAGCCGCGCCGGGACGAGGGGACCcgccccggtcccggccccccccccccccgcgccccggctccccccggcgCCGCCGTCCCCACCTTGTAGCGAGCGCCGGCCCGGTCCCGCGCCGTGCACACCATGAGGTAAacgccgccgccccgcgcccgtCCGGGCGGGCGGCCGAGCGAGAGGAGCGCCCTGGtgccgcggccgcggccccgcagcccgcAGGTGGGCAGGAGCCGGCTGACCACCTCCACCTCGCACTGCAGCCGCatcgccgcccgccccgccgccgacCAACGGCCCGctcggcggcggccgggcggcgcggcgccaCCCGGGGGCCTCCCGCGCTCTCCGCGCACAGGCGCCCGCCGCGATGCCTGGCTCCCGCGGctcccgccggccgcccgccgccgccggccagGGGGCGCGGAGCCGCCCGGCGGAAGGGCTCGCAGGGCGGGAagggagggcggcggcggcggcaccggcagcaccagcagccgcGGGCAGCCCGAGCCAGGGGCCCTCAGCGCGGGGCTGTGCGCCGGCGCCCCCTGGAGGAGGCggccggctcggctcggctcggctcggctcggctcggctcggctcggctcggctc encodes:
- the LRR1 gene encoding leucine-rich repeat protein 1; translated protein: MRLQCEVEVVSRLLPTCGLRGRGRGTRALLSLGRPPGRARGGGVYLMVCTARDRAGARYKVQENIERFFTRFVEEGKATVRLREPAVDVCLSKANASNLKNFLSAVRLAHQGTDIGSLPLSALVPAKTSEVEKPKTKMIITSRRDYPLTKNFPYSLEHLQASYCKLARIDMRVLCLKKLRKLDLSHNHIKQLPATIGDLICLQELNLHDNHLESFSVALCNSTLQKSLQFLDLSQNKIKALPIQFCQLRELINLKLDDNELIRLPFKIGQLDHLHFLSAARNKLPFLPSDFRKLCLENLDLFGNPFEQPNPLVPNIQLKIPLTLLECAARATINYRIPYGCHLLPSHLCEDLEVAKTCQCGSACLSSFIQITVTMNLHHVAHTVVLVDNMGGTEAPIICYFCSLDCYSQFLDRYLQSNR